One genomic window of Sardina pilchardus chromosome 15, fSarPil1.1, whole genome shotgun sequence includes the following:
- the caiap gene encoding CARD- and ANK-domain containing inflammasome adapter protein, with the protein MSSTTATVNPYAVEVIRTMKGELVGSILNTEELLNLLVDHGIISHDQRLTVSSIQLQEERNTKLLDTVISRGERACRIFFYPCLNRAEPDLYRTVRAYVGSVNEGVRDARRQLIGYLLERDHQQPATNTQHSTLKKSSLKTPSKVSKKLKANEAEVKEWIFAAVTSGDLSLLAELLEGRDVNAVRQDSDCLLHVAAEHGQLSVLEFLLQNGAKLDTRDQQGRTALHRAASRGQAAAAMALVMAGADIYTRDNASNTPLHLAARNGHQDTVQALVEEEGRHLRKHTTFLHLAAAQGDSEVADVLLRVGAEVDSKDSRGKTPLFHAVSRGNERTVAVLLQAGAQVDSDAMASAFDLNSKSMLRLLLQNAQGKMTSESMNSALFRAVKRNLGGIVSALIDSGADVHSQNSQSYTPLLLAAELGNTDAFKALVENKANLEARLTNSSTALHLAAQSGNVTITQMLLEKGTGPDMAGPKDQTPLHMAALHNQPALVGLLLRAGAQVNAVTHDGHTALHLASQRGHSEVATQLLRAEADVSVRDKEGRSALHWAAVRGETSVIKLLLSAGADVSAAEKEKKSSLHLAAMDGRAEAVSTLLSLGKARGEARDMDGCTALHYASANGHVDAATALLCAGKNKNVDSKNAWRRTPLHAACEQGHEALMELLLGAGAKINGTDSNKDTPLHCACRAGHLAIVQKLVNWSHKEKANLQATNNVKKTPLQVSEGGDMLNHTHIATLLKKKMFLIK; encoded by the exons ATGTCCTCGACCACAGCCACGGTCAACCCATACGCTGTTGAGGTCATTAGGACAATGAAGGGGGAACTGGTGGGAAGTATTTTGAACACGGAGGAGTTACTCAACCTTCTTGTTGACCACGGCATCATCTCACATGACCAGCGGCTGACCGTGTCCAGTATCCAATTGCAGGAGGAAAGAAACACCAAACTGCTTGACACTGTCATCTCTCGTGGCGAGCGGGCTTGTAGGATCTTCTTCTACCCCTGTTTGAATAGGGCAGAGCCTGACCTGTACCGGACCGTGAGAGCTTATGTCGGGAGCGTGAACGAGGGCGTCCGTGATGCTCGCAGGCAGCTGATAGGATACTTGCTGGAGCGAGACCACCAACAGCCAgcgacaaacacacagcactcaaCGCTTAAAAAAAGCTCCCTTAAAACACCTTCAAAAGTAAGCAAAAAGCTCAAGGCAAACGAGGCAGAGGTAAAAGAATGG ATCTTCGCAGCTGTCACCAGCGGGGATCTGAGCCTCCTGGCGGAGCTTTTAGAGGGCAGAGATGTGAACGCCGTCAGGCAGGACTCGGACTGCCTTCTGCACGTCGCTGCGGAGCATGGTCAGCTGTCCGTCCTGGAGTTCCTCCTGCAGAATGGTGCCAAACTGGACACCAGGGACCAGCAGGGCCGCACTGCCCTGCACAGAGCAGCCTCGAGGGGccaggctgctgctgccatgGCTCTCGTGATGGCGGGGGCTGACATCTACACCCGTGACAATGCTTCAAACACGCCGCTTCACCTAGCGGCACGGAATGGCCACCAGGACACCGTGCAGGccctggtggaggaggagggcaggcaTCTGAGGAAACACACCACGTTCCTTCACCTGGCAGCAGCGCAGGGCGACTCTGAGGTGGCAGACGTGCTTCTGAGGGTAGGGGCAGAGGTGGATAGTAAAGATAGCAGGGGGAAAACGCCACTGTTTCACGCGGTCAGCCGAGGCAATGAGAGGACCGTTGCCGTGCTCCTGCAGGCAGGGGCCCAGGTGGACTCTGACGCTATGGCCAGTGCGTTTGACCTCAACAGCAAGTCCATGCTGAGACTACTGCTTCAGAACGCACAGGGGAAAATGACGTCCGAGTCCATGAACTCGGCACTGTTCAGAGCGGTGAAAAGGAACCTGGGTGGCATTGTCTCAGCTCTCATAGACAGTGGGGCTGATGTCCACTCCCAGAACAGCCAGAGCTACACTCCTCTGCTCCTGGCTGCTGAGCTAGGAAACACGGACGCTTTCAAGGCCTTGGTGGAGAACAAAGCCAACCTGGAGGCACGGCTGACTAACTCATCAACGGCCCTACACCTGGCCGCCCAGAGTGGGAATGTGACCATCACACAG ATGCTGCTAGAAAAAGGGACTGGACCAGACATGGCTGGACCTAAAGACCAGACCCCCTTGCACATGGCTGCCCTGCATAACCAGCCTGCACTGGTTGGCCTGCTGCTGCGTGCTGGGGCTCAGGTGAACGCCGTCACTCACGACGGACACACCGCGCTCCACCTCGCCAGCCAGAGAGGCCACTCCGAGGTGGCGACCCAGCTGCTGAGGGCCGAGGCTGACGTGAGCGTGCGGGACAAGGAGGGgaggagcgctctgcactgggCGGCTGTCCGGGGAGAGACGTCGGTGATCAAGCTGCTGCTTTCAGCCGGGGCGGACGTCAGTGCcgcggagaaggagaagaagagctcGCTGCACCTGGCAGCCATGGACGGGAGGGCCGAGGCCGTGTCCACTCTGCTGTCGCTGGGGAAAGCGCGCGGGGAGGCCAGAGACATGGACGGCTGCACTGCTCTCCACTACGCCTCGGCCAATGGACACGTGGACGCCGCGACGGCCCTCCTGTGTGCTGGGAAAAACAAGAACGTGGACAGCAAGAACGCGTGGAGGAGGACGCCACTGCACGCAGCGTGCGAACAGGGCCACGAGGCGCTAATGGAGCTGCTGCTCGGCGCCGGAGCCAAGATCAACGGCACGGACAGCAATAAGGACACGCCACTACACTGTGCCTGCCGTGCTGGCCACCTGGCCATTGTCCAAAAGCTTGTAAACTGGTCACACAAAGAGAAGGCAAACCTTCAGGCCACAAATAATGTGAAGAAAACTCCTTTACAAGTGTCTGAAGGTGGAGATAtgttaaatcacacacacattgctactCTGCTGAAGAAGAAAATGTTTTTGATCAAATGA
- the jun gene encoding transcription factor AP-1: MSVKMETTFYDDSLNAAFSQHDSTSYGFTTKTLKHNMTLNLADPAVTLKPHLRAKASDILTSPDVGLLKLASPELERLIIQSSNGLITTTPTPTQFLCPKNVTDEQEGFAEGFVRALAELHHQHMPNMPNVPNVTSAPQTSINNGMAPVSSMAGSTVYTSTMRADPPVYADLNTFNPAISSAPSAVPSYSTANAMTYTTTQPMSTELPVQHPRLQALKEEPQTVPEMPGDTPPLSPIDMENQERIKAERKRMRNRIAASKCRKRKLERISRLEDKVKNLKSQNSELASTANMLREQVAQLKQKVMNHVNSGCQLMLTQQLQTF; encoded by the coding sequence ATGTCTGTCAAGATGGAAACTACTTTCTACGATGACTCTTTGAATGCTGCTTTCAGTCAGCACGACAGCACCAGCTATGGATTTACCACCAAAACACTGAAACATAACATGACGCTCAATCTCGCTGACCCTGCCGTTACCCTCAAACCTCACCTGCGCGCTAAAGCCAGCGACATACTGACCTCGCCAGATGTCGGACTGCTGAAGCTGGCGTCGCCGGAGCTGGAGAGACTCATCATCCAGTCTAGCAATGGTCTGATCACCACAACGCCGACTCCAACTCAGTTTCTGTGCCCGAAGAATGTCACTGACGAGCAAGAGGGCTTTGCAGAGGGATTCGTCCGCGCTCTGGCGGAGCTACATCACCAGCATATGCCCAACATGCCCAACGTGCCGAACGTCACCTCGGCCCCACAGACGAGTATCAACAATGGTATGGCACCTGTCTCTTCAATGGCGGGTAGCACTGTTTACACTTCAACCATGCGCGCTGACCCACCTGTGTACGCGGACCTGAACACGTTCAATCCGGCCATCAGTAGCGCACCCTCCGCTGTGCCAAGTTACAGCACGGCTAATGCCATGACTTACACCACCACCCAGCCGATGAGCACAGAGCTCCCCGTCCAGCACCCACGGCTGCAGGCCCTGAAGGAAGAGCCCCAGACAGTGCCGGAGATGCCGGGTGATACGCCGCCCCTCTCCCCCATTGACATGGAGAACCAGGAGCGGATAAAAGCTGAGAGGAAGCGCATGAGAAACAGGATCGCCGCCTCCAAATGCCGGAAGAGGAAGCTGGAAAGAATCTCCCGGCTGGAGGACAAAGTGAAGAACCTCAAGTCCCAAAACTCTGAGCTCGCCTCCACCGCGAACATGCTCCGCGAACAGGTAGCGCAGCTAAAGCAGAAAGTCATGAACCACGTCAACAGTGGATGCCAGCTCATGTTGACGCAGCAGCTGCAAACGTTTTGA